DNA from Thermus oshimai DSM 12092:
GGTACTCGGGGGCGAAGCGCCGGAGCCAGGCCCCTTCGGGGTCGTGCCGGCGGCCCTGCTCCACCAGGTTGAAGACCCGGAAGTAGGGGGCAGCGTCCACCCCCAGGCCCCCCGCCCACTGCCAGCCCTGGAGGTTCACCGCGGTGTCCCCGTCCAGGAGGAGGTTCTTGAAGACGCTCTCCGCCTTTTTCCAGGGCAGGAGGAGGTACTTCACCGCGAACTGGGCGGCGCACATCCGGGCCCGGTTGGAGAGGAAGCCCGTGGCCTGGAGTTCCCGCATGGCCGCGTCCACCAGGGGCACCCCGGTGCGCCCCTCGAGCCAGGCCTGGAAGAGCCCCTCGTCCTCCCGCCAGGGAAGGGCCTCAAAGCGGGGGTCCAGGGCCCTTTGGGCCATTTCGGGGAAGTGGTAGAGGAGGTGGTAGGAGAAGTCCCGCCAGAGGAGTTCGGACACCCACTTCCTAGCCCCCTCGCCCCCGCGCCGCAGGGCCTCCCAGGCGGCCAGGCGGGGGGAGAGGACCCCGAGGGCGAAGTAGGGGGAGAGCCTCGAGCCCCCCCTCCCGTCCAGCCGGTCCCGCTCCAGGGGGTAGCGGGCCAGGCCCTCTTCCAGGAAGGCCCTGAGCCGCGCCAGGGCCGCCTCCTCCCCGGGCGGGGGCAGGGGGACGTCGCTTTTCTCCTCAGGGATCTCCCCCTCCTCGGGGAAGGGGGGGAGGGCCTCGGGGGCGGGGAGGGGAGGGTCTACCCCTTGGAAGCGGCGGCTAAAGGGGGTGTAGACCCGGTAGGGCCTTTCCAGGTCGGGGGGGATGAGGTGGGGGGCGGGGAGGAGGTGGAGGGGCACGGGCAAAGCCTCCCGCACCCGCGTGTCCCGGTGGCGCCCGTAAGGGGTGTAGCTCTTCAGGGCGTAGACCGCCTGGGCCCTCACCGCCTTGGCCGCCTCCGGCACCCGAAGCCAGGGGGGGCCCTCCAAGACCCAGAGGGCCCCGCCCCGGGCCCGGTAGGCCGCCCTAAGGGCCCGGACGTTTTCCAAAAACCAGGCCCGCCTTCTCCTGGAGGCCCCTTCCAGGTTGTTGAGGTCCAGGACCACCAGGCCCACTATGGGGCCTTCCTTCAGGGCCTCCAGGAGGGCCGGGTGGTCGTGGAGGCGGAGGTCGCCCCGGTGCCAGACCAGGCGCATGGGGGCAGGCTACCCCAAGAGGCCCTCCGACCCGTGTGGCCTAGGCCTCAGAGGTGCGGGCCAGGGCGAAGGCCTTGGGGAAGAGGCGGAGCCGCTCCCAGGGCTTCAGGTGGGCTCTTTGGGAGAGGTTGTCGTACCCCTGGAGGCGGAGCTTGTCCAGGATGCCCTGGTACTGGAGGGCGGCGAGGGCGACGGCCGCCCGCCCCACCCTTAACCCCTTAAGCCCGGAAAGCCCCTCCCGGTAAAGGGCCCGGGCCTTGGCCTCCAGGTGCTGGAGGAGGGCCCGGTACTGGGGGGTGACCCGCCCCCGGCGGAGGTCCGCAAGGTCCACCCCGAAGCGCTCGAGGAGCTCCCGGGGGAGGTAGACCCGGTCCATCCCCAGGTCCTCCCCCACGTCCCGGAGGATGTTGGTGAGCTGCATGGCCTGGCCCAGGCGGACCGCCTTCTCCTCCACCTCCTTCCCCCCGCCCGCGATGGGGGCCATCATCCGCCCCACCGTGCCCGCCACCCGGTAGCAGTAGAGGAGGAGCTCCTCTTCCGTTTCCAGCCGCACCGGGCCGAGGTCCGTGAGGAACCCCTCCCGCATGTGGGCGAAGGCCTCCAAGGGGATGGCCCAGCGCTCCAGGGCCCAGGCGAGGCCCCGCTCCCACGCCGCCCTTGGCCTTCCCCCATAGGCCCGCTCCACCCCCTTCCACCAGGCCTCGAGGGCCCTTTCCCCCCCGCCCCGGTCCACCGCGTCGTCCCCCAGGCGGCAGGCGGCGTAGACCGCCCAGGCCCCCTTGCGCTCCTCTTTGGGAAAGAGGAGGCTTCCCCAGTAAAAGGTGGCGGAGTGGACACGCACCACCCTGGCCAGGGCTTTCCAATCCGGTTCCATAATGAACTTAGGTTCATCTTAGCGTGCCTCCGGGACATTTGCCCCGGCTACACTTGGTAGATGGACATATATTTGACAAAGCTTGTACACCCTGTTACCCTAAGGCCATGGTCCGCTCCGGGGTGTACACCATCGCCGAGGTGGAGGCCATGACCGGCCTCTCCGCTGAGGTCCTGAGGCAGTGGGAGCGCCGCTACGGCTTCCCCCGCCCCGAGCGCACCCCTGGGGGGCACCGCCTGTACCGCGAGGAGGACGTGGAGGCCCTCAAGGCCATCCGCCGCTACCTGGAGGAGGGGGCCACCCCCCAGGCCGCCATCCGCCGCTACCTGGCCCAGGGGGTCCGGCCCCAGGGCTTAGAGGAAGACCTCCTCCAGGCCCTCCTCCAGGCCGACCTCCCCCGGGCGGAGGCCCTTTTCCGCAAGGGCCTGAGGCTTCTGGGCCCCGAAGGGGCGCTCACGGGGCTTCTCGTCCCCGTGCTCCGGGCGGTGGGGGAGGCCTGGCACCGGGGGGAGGCCAGCGTGGCCCAGGAGCACCTGGCGAGCCACTTCCTCCGGGCCCGCATGCACGAGCTATTGGACCTGGTGGGCCAGCCCAAGGGGCCCCCCATCCTGGCCACCACCCCTCCGGGGGAGCGGCACGAGATGGGGGCCATGCTGGCCGCCTACTTCCTGCGCCGGGGGGGGTTGCCCGCCCTCTACCTGGGCCCCGACACCCCCCTTTCCGACCTCAAGCACCTGGCGGAGCGGCTTTCCGCCCGGGGGGTGGTCCTCTCCGCCCTCCTGCCGGACCCCCTTAGGGCCCTTCCCGACGGGGCCCTGAAGGGCCTGGCCCCCAAGGTGGTCCTGGGGGGGCAGGGGGCGAGCCCCGAGGAGGCGGCGCGGCTGGGGGCGGTGTACGTGGAGGATCTGGAGAGGCTGCCCGAGGTTTGGGAGGAGAGAGCATGAAACGCTATAGCCGCAAGGAGGCCATCTATCTCGCCGGAGACCGGGCGGACACCCTCTACCGGCTTCAGGAAGGCTTGGTGCGCATCGTGGAACTCCTGCCCGACGGCCGCACCCTCACCCTGCGCCACATCCTCCCCGGGGACTTCTTCGGGGAGGAGGCCCTGGAGGGGAAGCGCCACCGCTACGCCGCGGAGGCCATGACCGAGGCGGTGGTGGTGGGCCTGGACCCCAAGCGCATGGGCCACGAGGAGCTCCAGCTGGTGGCCCGCAACCTGGCCCGGCAGATGCGCCGCGTCCAGGCCTACGAGGCCCACCTGCAGACCGGGGAGCTTCGGGCCCGCATCGCCCGCTACCTCCTCTTCCTGGCGGACACCCCGGCCTCCTTCCGGGACGAAAGGGGCCTTTACGTCACCGCCTCCCACGAGGAGATCGCCGACGCCACCGCTTCCACCCGGGAGTCCGTGTCCAAGCTCCTTTCCGAGCTCCGCCGGGAAGGGTTTTTGGAGACCTCCTACCGCCGGGTCTACCTCCTGGACCTAAAGGCCCTCGAGGCCCTGGCGGAGGGCCAGCTGGAGGCGGCATGAGCTGGCCGAGGCCCAGGCTGGTGGTGAGCGCCTGCTTCCTGGGGGCCTTCCGCTACGACGGGGGCCGGGTGCGGGAGCCGGTCCTCGAGGCCCTCCGCCCCCACGTGGACCTCATCCCCGTCTGCCCCGAGGTGGGGGTGGGCCTGGGGGTGCCCCGGCCCACGGTGCGCCTGGTGCGCCGGGGGGAAGGGGTGGCCCTGGTCCAGCCGGAAACGGGGGAGGACCTCACCGGAAAGATGGAGGCCTTTTCAGAGCGCTTCCTGGAGGCCCTTCCCGAGGTGGACGGCTTCCTCCTCAAAAACCGCTCCCCCTCCTGCGCCCTCAAGGACGCCAAGGTCTACGCCCACCCCACCGGCGGGGGCACGGTGGCCCGGGGCCCCGGGCTTTTTGCCAGGAAGGTTCTGGAGGCCTTTCCCTTCTTCCCCGTGGAGGAGGAGGGGCGGCTAAGGGACCCCGCCATCCTGGCCTCCTTCCTCACCCGCCTCTTCGCCCTGGCCCGGCTGCGGGAAACCGCCTCCTTAGGGGAGCTCATGGCCTTCCACGCCCGCTACAAGCTCCTCCTCCTGGCCTACGACCCCCAGGCGGCCCGGGACCTGGGCCGCCTCCTGGCCCGGAGCGCTTCCTTCCTCGAGGCCAAGCGGGCCTACCGGGAGGGGTTTCTCAGGGCCACGGCCAAGCTTCCCCGCCCTGGGCGGATGGCGGATGCCCTCCTCCACGCCTTCGGGCACCTGGACGGGCTTTCCCGGGAGGAGAAGGCCTACTTCCTGGAAAGGCTTAGGGACTTCCGGGAGGGGCGGCTTTCCCTGGAGGCCCTCCTCACCCTCCTCCGGGCCTGGGCCCTGCGCTTCAGGGCCCCCTACCTCGAGGCCCAGGCCCTCCTGGAACCCTTCCCACCGGCCCTGAAGGGGGTAGCCTAAAGGGATGCGGGTCCTGGTCATCGGCGGCACGGGGTTCCTCGGGGGGTATGTCCTTAAGGCCCTCCTGGAAAGGGGCCACACCCCCCTGGTCCTGGCCCGCCGCCCCCGCCCCCTGCCCGAAGGGGTCCGGTACCTTCCTGGGGACATCACCCGGGAGGTGCCCGACCTTAGAGGGGTGGAGGCCGTCTTCTACCTGGCGGGGATCATCCGGGAGCGGGGCCAGACCTTCCGGGAGGTGCACGTGGAGGGGGTGCGGAACACCCTGAGGGCCATGGAGCGCTCCGGGGTGGACCGCCTGGTCCACCTCTCGGCCCTGGGGGCGAGGAGGGGCACGGGAAGCCGCTACTTTGAGACCAAGGCCGAGGCGGAAGCGCTCATCGCCCAAAGCGGCCTAAAGGCCACCCTCCTCCGCCCGAGCCTCATCTTTGGCCCGGGGGACGAGTTTTTTGGAAAGATCCTGAGGGGCCTGGTCTGCCAGCCCCTCCCCTTCGTGCCCCTCCTGGGGGATGGGGGCTTTCCCTTCCGGCCCGTCTACGCGGGGGACGTGGCGGAGGTGGCCGTGGGGGCCTTGGAAAAGGGGGTCTTTGGCCCCTTGGACCTGGTGGGGCCCAAGGAGTACACCCTTAGGGGCCTTCTGGAGCTCGTGATGGAGGCGGTGGGCCGGAAGAAGCCCTTCTTTCCCATCCCCCTTCCCCTCCTGGACCTCCTGGTTCCCCTCCTCTCCCCCCTGCCCTTCGCCCCCATCACCCTGGACCAGTACCGGATGCTCAAGCTGGGGAACACCGCCCCCTTCCCCGAGGCCCTAAAGGGCCTCCTCCCGCGCCCCACGCCCCTGGAGGAGGTCCTGCCCCGCTACCTCCGGTGCTAGGCGGCAAAGGGGCCTGAGCCGCATCCCTAAGGCGGTGCCCAAGAGGGCGGCAAGCCCCCAGACGTAGCCGTGGAGGCTGAAGGAGGCCACCCCGCCTAGGTAGGCCCCGATGTTGCACCCGGAGGCCAGCCGGGCCCCATAGCCCATGAGCACCCCGCCCAGGAAGACCCCGAGGAGGGTGGATAGGGGAATCCGGCGGGGGTCCTGGAAGCGGAGGTTGCCCCCCAAGGCCGCCCCCAGGAAGGCCCCCAGGAAAAGCCCGAAGTCCATGACGCTGGTGGGGTCCTGGAGGACGCTTCCCATGAGCCTCTCCGCGAACTCCGGGGCCTGGAAGAGGGCCCAGTCCAAGACGGGGACCCCCAAGGCCTCCGCCAGCTTCCCGCCCCAGAGGGCGAAGGCCGAGGTGATGCCCCACGGCCGCCCCAAAAGGAGCAGGGTGAGGAGGCTTCCCAGGGCCAGGGCCAAGGCCCCCACCCCCAAGGACCAGGGCCCAAAGAGGGGGTGGCCCTGCCCCTGCCAGAGGGGCTCCACCCGCCCCCTGCGCGCCCGCTCCACCCGGGCCACCAGGAGGTAAAGCCCGAGGAGAAGGGCCATCCAAAGGGCGTAGCCCAGAACCGCCCCCCAAGGCCCCCCGAACCACTCCAGGGCGCTGCCCGGGGCCAACTGGGGCAGGCCCTGCCAGTAGGGGAGGTGGAAGACCCCGAGCAGGGAGCCCACCATGAACCCGAGGAGGGTGAAAAGCCCCCGGGTGTCCCCGCTCCCCGTGTGGTAGAGGGTGCCCGAGGCGCACCCGTCCCCAAGCTGCATCCCGATTCCGAAGAGGAAGGCCCCCAGGAGGAGCCCCACCCCCAGGGGCACCACGAACCCCGAGGCCATCCCCGTGGCCAGGAAGGGGGCGAAGAGGGTGGCGGTGAGGGCG
Protein-coding regions in this window:
- a CDS encoding helix-turn-helix domain-containing protein, with the translated sequence MKRYSRKEAIYLAGDRADTLYRLQEGLVRIVELLPDGRTLTLRHILPGDFFGEEALEGKRHRYAAEAMTEAVVVGLDPKRMGHEELQLVARNLARQMRRVQAYEAHLQTGELRARIARYLLFLADTPASFRDERGLYVTASHEEIADATASTRESVSKLLSELRREGFLETSYRRVYLLDLKALEALAEGQLEAA
- a CDS encoding phytoene/squalene synthase family protein, coding for MEPDWKALARVVRVHSATFYWGSLLFPKEERKGAWAVYAACRLGDDAVDRGGGERALEAWWKGVERAYGGRPRAAWERGLAWALERWAIPLEAFAHMREGFLTDLGPVRLETEEELLLYCYRVAGTVGRMMAPIAGGGKEVEEKAVRLGQAMQLTNILRDVGEDLGMDRVYLPRELLERFGVDLADLRRGRVTPQYRALLQHLEAKARALYREGLSGLKGLRVGRAAVALAALQYQGILDKLRLQGYDNLSQRAHLKPWERLRLFPKAFALARTSEA
- the phr gene encoding deoxyribodipyrimidine photo-lyase, with product MRLVWHRGDLRLHDHPALLEALKEGPIVGLVVLDLNNLEGASRRRRAWFLENVRALRAAYRARGGALWVLEGPPWLRVPEAAKAVRAQAVYALKSYTPYGRHRDTRVREALPVPLHLLPAPHLIPPDLERPYRVYTPFSRRFQGVDPPLPAPEALPPFPEEGEIPEEKSDVPLPPPGEEAALARLRAFLEEGLARYPLERDRLDGRGGSRLSPYFALGVLSPRLAAWEALRRGGEGARKWVSELLWRDFSYHLLYHFPEMAQRALDPRFEALPWREDEGLFQAWLEGRTGVPLVDAAMRELQATGFLSNRARMCAAQFAVKYLLLPWKKAESVFKNLLLDGDTAVNLQGWQWAGGLGVDAAPYFRVFNLVEQGRRHDPEGAWLRRFAPEYPSYEPKDPVVDLKEARRRYLALAGAL
- a CDS encoding MerR family transcriptional regulator is translated as MVRSGVYTIAEVEAMTGLSAEVLRQWERRYGFPRPERTPGGHRLYREEDVEALKAIRRYLEEGATPQAAIRRYLAQGVRPQGLEEDLLQALLQADLPRAEALFRKGLRLLGPEGALTGLLVPVLRAVGEAWHRGEASVAQEHLASHFLRARMHELLDLVGQPKGPPILATTPPGERHEMGAMLAAYFLRRGGLPALYLGPDTPLSDLKHLAERLSARGVVLSALLPDPLRALPDGALKGLAPKVVLGGQGASPEEAARLGAVYVEDLERLPEVWEERA
- a CDS encoding YeeE/YedE family protein; the encoded protein is MARRPQPLPLLVFGLSALALSWAVLQAGGLRLVLAFWLGVWLGLALFHARFGFASGFRRFLLTGESRLIRAHFLLFALTATLFAPFLATGMASGFVVPLGVGLLLGAFLFGIGMQLGDGCASGTLYHTGSGDTRGLFTLLGFMVGSLLGVFHLPYWQGLPQLAPGSALEWFGGPWGAVLGYALWMALLLGLYLLVARVERARRGRVEPLWQGQGHPLFGPWSLGVGALALALGSLLTLLLLGRPWGITSAFALWGGKLAEALGVPVLDWALFQAPEFAERLMGSVLQDPTSVMDFGLFLGAFLGAALGGNLRFQDPRRIPLSTLLGVFLGGVLMGYGARLASGCNIGAYLGGVASFSLHGYVWGLAALLGTALGMRLRPLCRLAPEVAGQDLLQGRGAREEAL
- a CDS encoding YbgA family protein, giving the protein MSWPRPRLVVSACFLGAFRYDGGRVREPVLEALRPHVDLIPVCPEVGVGLGVPRPTVRLVRRGEGVALVQPETGEDLTGKMEAFSERFLEALPEVDGFLLKNRSPSCALKDAKVYAHPTGGGTVARGPGLFARKVLEAFPFFPVEEEGRLRDPAILASFLTRLFALARLRETASLGELMAFHARYKLLLLAYDPQAARDLGRLLARSASFLEAKRAYREGFLRATAKLPRPGRMADALLHAFGHLDGLSREEKAYFLERLRDFREGRLSLEALLTLLRAWALRFRAPYLEAQALLEPFPPALKGVA
- a CDS encoding NAD-dependent epimerase/dehydratase family protein; this encodes MRVLVIGGTGFLGGYVLKALLERGHTPLVLARRPRPLPEGVRYLPGDITREVPDLRGVEAVFYLAGIIRERGQTFREVHVEGVRNTLRAMERSGVDRLVHLSALGARRGTGSRYFETKAEAEALIAQSGLKATLLRPSLIFGPGDEFFGKILRGLVCQPLPFVPLLGDGGFPFRPVYAGDVAEVAVGALEKGVFGPLDLVGPKEYTLRGLLELVMEAVGRKKPFFPIPLPLLDLLVPLLSPLPFAPITLDQYRMLKLGNTAPFPEALKGLLPRPTPLEEVLPRYLRC